In Zingiber officinale cultivar Zhangliang chromosome 6A, Zo_v1.1, whole genome shotgun sequence, a single genomic region encodes these proteins:
- the LOC121994198 gene encoding NAC domain-containing protein 92-like: protein MDEKLPPGFRFHPTDEELIAYYLTRKVTELGFTTRAIADVDFNKCEPWDLPGKASMGEREWYFFSMKDRKYPTGLRTNRATEYGYWKTTGKDKEIFHCGVLVGLKKTLVFYKGRAPKGEKTCWVMHEYRLHTNFPTKEEWVVCRVFQKSSTEKKPHLDSPTMPALLESPCNTGSLSELGEIDVSAFNNLIHNSNSGYNAAQINEGMYTDSSSNVVKYFDVNMQMNWMNGQLASVPWATALFGAQNPAILKALALAGGQDQATNRASLTQFMAQGAASSSSKGVDCAGQQAQLFNQEPVNWRGY, encoded by the exons ATGGATGAGAAGCTTCCTCCCGGGTTTAGATTCCACCCCACTGATGAGGAGCTCATCGCTTATTATCTCACCAGGAAGGTGACAGAGTTGGGCTTCACCACCAGGGCCATTGCCGACGTCGACTTCAACAAGTGCGAGCCATGGGACCTTCcgg GGAAGGCGAGTATGGGGGAGAGGGAGTGGTACTTCTTCAGCATGAAGGACCGGAAGTACCCGACTGGGCTGCGAACGAACCGTGCGACGGAGTACGGCTACTGGAAGACGACCGgaaaagataaggagatcttccaCTGCGGGGTGTTGGTGGGGTTGAAGAAGACCTTGGTGTTCTACAAGGGCAGGGCTCCCAAGGGCGAGAAGACTTGCTGGGTGATGCACGAGTACAGGCTCCACACCAACTTCCCCACTAAG GAGGAATGGGTGGTGTGCAGGGTGTTCCAGAAGAGCTCGACGGAGAAGAAGCCTCACCTAGATTCTCCTACGATGCCTGCGCTGCTGGAGTCGCCTTGCAATACCGGGTCGCTAAGCGAGCTCGGCGAGATCGACGTCTCAGCGTTCAACAATCTGATTCACAATTCTAATTCGGGCTACAACGCCGCGCAGATCAACGAAGGCATGTACACTGACAGTAGCAGCAACGTCGTCAAGTACTTCGACGTGAACATGCAAATGAATTGGATGAACGGCCAGCTGGCTTCAGTTCCATGGGCGACGGCTTTGTTTGGCGCACAAAACCCGGCAATTCTGAAGGCTCTGGCGCTCGCCGGCGGTCAAGATCAAGCGACTAATAGAGCAAGTTTGACACAGTTTATGGCGCAAGGGGCTGCTTCTTCCTCTTCGAAGGGCGTGGATTGTGCAGGACAACAAGCACAGCTATTCAATCAGGAACCAGTTAATTGGAGGGGCTACtga
- the LOC121994199 gene encoding uncharacterized protein LOC121994199 isoform X2, translating to MCSLATAHLKSSCIPTLSSCMLNSQPRIHGGEDTRDEAVMHLPRLSTFLSFILISVHLVSFLLTKLFTLLLERSAANRELRLFPSNNLEDEIKLKTEDNYSVREESPPCILRREGGLLFLSKESAVDQGLFIREECYSNLQHLDEISDKESSFHSPLSVLICHEKDTDLVGDSSHSIKFKDDRDDAEEEEEEEIVIVDEPQCKRRIFELEEDSKIRMEGGPNSSKSSMEVEWRNSTVSRDSDLECLFSSSSSRRSSSNWETDSIFRKYDQEMMFFDRISEQKLAETESFRNILFQPRSISQRIVHKITTQKKMMKKIKEEGRNPYHDLENAYVAQICLAWEALNWNYCNFKQRMNTNTQRSFCTAWIAQQFQQFQILLNRFIENEPCERGRRPELFARMRICYPKLLQVPELQYSEAEEGGVDMVSSKEFFTILEDAIRTFLRFLSADKNNPCQMLKAIVRRKSRSMDSDHLHLLKKANKKKKMRLKDLLKGRRCLKGKWPSLKDEDEDEDEMVILMALIDMKIVSRTLRMAEIRQEQLHWCEEKMIKVRVWDGTIERDSSPLFPTSLSPN from the exons ATGTGTTCTTTAGCGACTGCTCACTTGAAATCCAGCTGCATTCCCACCCTTTCCTCATGCATGCTCAATTCTCAGCCTCGTATCCATGGAGGGGAAGACACTCGCGACGAGGCTGTGATGCATCTTCCCCGTCTCTCTACCTTCCTCAGCTTCATCCTCATCTCCGTCCACCTCGTTTCCTTCCTCCTCACCAAGCTGTTCACTCTTCTCCTTGAAAGATCAGCGGCCAACAGAGAACTCAG GCTTTTTCCCTCGAACAATCTTGAAGATGAGATCAAGCTGAAAACAGAGGACAATTACTCTGTCCGCGAAGAATCACCTCCGTGCATCTTACGCAGAGAAGGAGGTCTGCTTTTTCTCTCCAAGGAAAGCGCCGTCGACCAGGGTCTATTCATTCGAGAAGAATGTTATTCCAATCTCCAGCATCTGGATGAAATATCAGACAAGGAATCCTCGTTCCATTCCCCACTTTCCGTCTTAATCTGTCATGAAAAAG ATACCGATCTCGTTGGAGATTCTAGTCATAGTATCAAATTCAAGGATGATCGTGATGATgctgaggaggaggaagaagaggagatcgTCATTGTGGATGAACCACAATGCAAAAGAAGAATTTTTGAGCTGGAAGAAGACAGTAAGATAAGAATGGAAGGTGGACCCAATTCATCTAAGAGCTCCATGGAAGTGGAATGGAGGAATTCTACAGTCTCCAGGGATTCCGACTTGGAGtgtctcttctcctcttcatcatCACGAAGGAGTTCTTCCAATTGGGAAACCGACTCAATTTTCAGAAAGTACGATcaagaaatgatgttctttgaCCGGATCAGTGAACAAAAACTGGCAGAAACAG AATCATTTAGGAATATATTGTTCCAACCAAGATCAATCTCGCAAAGGATAGTCCACAAAATTACGACGCAGAAAAAAATGATGAAGAAGATTAAGGAGGAAGGAAGGAATCCATATCATGATCTGGAGAATGCTTATGTAGCTCAGATTTGCCTGGCCTGGGAAGCCCTTAACTGGAATTACTGCAATTTCAAGCAAAGGATGAATACCAACACTCAACGCTCCTTCTGCACTGCATGGATAGCTCAGCAGTTCCAACAATTCCAGATTCTCCTGAATCGTTTCATCGAAAATGAACCTTGTGAGCGTGGCCGGAGACCTGAACTCTTTGCAAGGATGAGAATTTGCTACCCCAAATTACTCCAAGTTCCTGAACTCCAAT ATTCAGAAGCTGAGGAGGGCGGAGTGGATATGGTCTCATCTAAAGAATTCTTTACGATTTTAGAAGATGCAATCAGAACTTTCCTGAGATTTCTCAGTGCAGACAAGAACAATCCTTGTCAAATGCTTAAAGCAATCGTTAGGAGAAAGTCTAGATCGATGGATTCAGATCATCTTCATTTGCTCAAGAAAGCCAATAAGAAA AAGAAGATGAGGCTTAAAGATTTGCTGAAGGGAAGGAGATGCTTGAAAGGCAAGTGGCCCAGCCTGAaggacgaggacgaggacgaggaTGAGATGGTAATACTGATGGCCTTGATAGACATGAAGATTGTTTCAAGAACTCTGAGGATGGCTGAGATACGCCAAGAGCAGCTTCACTGGTGCGAGGAGAAGATGATCAAAGTGAGAGTTTGGGATGGCACAATCGAGAGAGATTCCTCCCCACTTTTTCCCACTTCGCTGTCTCCCAATTGA
- the LOC121994199 gene encoding uncharacterized protein LOC121994199 isoform X1, with amino-acid sequence MCSLATAHLKSSCIPTLSSCMLNSQPRIHGGEDTRDEAVMHLPRLSTFLSFILISVHLVSFLLTKLFTLLLERSAANRELRLFPSNNLEDEIKLKTEDNYSVREESPPCILRREGGLLFLSKESAVDQGLFIREECYSNLQHLDEISDKESSFHSPLSVLICHEKDTDLVGDSSHSIKFKDDRDDAEEEEEEEIVIVDEPQCKRRIFELEEDSKIRMEGGPNSSKSSMEVEWRNSTVSRDSDLECLFSSSSSRRSSSNWETDSIFRKYDQEMMFFDRISEQKLAETESFRNILFQPRSISQRIVHKITTQKKMMKKIKEEGRNPYHDLENAYVAQICLAWEALNWNYCNFKQRMNTNTQRSFCTAWIAQQFQQFQILLNRFIENEPCERGRRPELFARMRICYPKLLQVPELQCIHKIFHHSFFQNPDTEIVCMFVWISKKDSEAEEGGVDMVSSKEFFTILEDAIRTFLRFLSADKNNPCQMLKAIVRRKSRSMDSDHLHLLKKANKKKKMRLKDLLKGRRCLKGKWPSLKDEDEDEDEMVILMALIDMKIVSRTLRMAEIRQEQLHWCEEKMIKVRVWDGTIERDSSPLFPTSLSPN; translated from the exons ATGTGTTCTTTAGCGACTGCTCACTTGAAATCCAGCTGCATTCCCACCCTTTCCTCATGCATGCTCAATTCTCAGCCTCGTATCCATGGAGGGGAAGACACTCGCGACGAGGCTGTGATGCATCTTCCCCGTCTCTCTACCTTCCTCAGCTTCATCCTCATCTCCGTCCACCTCGTTTCCTTCCTCCTCACCAAGCTGTTCACTCTTCTCCTTGAAAGATCAGCGGCCAACAGAGAACTCAG GCTTTTTCCCTCGAACAATCTTGAAGATGAGATCAAGCTGAAAACAGAGGACAATTACTCTGTCCGCGAAGAATCACCTCCGTGCATCTTACGCAGAGAAGGAGGTCTGCTTTTTCTCTCCAAGGAAAGCGCCGTCGACCAGGGTCTATTCATTCGAGAAGAATGTTATTCCAATCTCCAGCATCTGGATGAAATATCAGACAAGGAATCCTCGTTCCATTCCCCACTTTCCGTCTTAATCTGTCATGAAAAAG ATACCGATCTCGTTGGAGATTCTAGTCATAGTATCAAATTCAAGGATGATCGTGATGATgctgaggaggaggaagaagaggagatcgTCATTGTGGATGAACCACAATGCAAAAGAAGAATTTTTGAGCTGGAAGAAGACAGTAAGATAAGAATGGAAGGTGGACCCAATTCATCTAAGAGCTCCATGGAAGTGGAATGGAGGAATTCTACAGTCTCCAGGGATTCCGACTTGGAGtgtctcttctcctcttcatcatCACGAAGGAGTTCTTCCAATTGGGAAACCGACTCAATTTTCAGAAAGTACGATcaagaaatgatgttctttgaCCGGATCAGTGAACAAAAACTGGCAGAAACAG AATCATTTAGGAATATATTGTTCCAACCAAGATCAATCTCGCAAAGGATAGTCCACAAAATTACGACGCAGAAAAAAATGATGAAGAAGATTAAGGAGGAAGGAAGGAATCCATATCATGATCTGGAGAATGCTTATGTAGCTCAGATTTGCCTGGCCTGGGAAGCCCTTAACTGGAATTACTGCAATTTCAAGCAAAGGATGAATACCAACACTCAACGCTCCTTCTGCACTGCATGGATAGCTCAGCAGTTCCAACAATTCCAGATTCTCCTGAATCGTTTCATCGAAAATGAACCTTGTGAGCGTGGCCGGAGACCTGAACTCTTTGCAAGGATGAGAATTTGCTACCCCAAATTACTCCAAGTTCCTGAACTCCAATGTATTCATAAAATTTTTCATCATTCTTTTTTCCAAAATCCCGATACTGAGATTGTTTGTATGTTTGTGTGGATTTCAAAAAAAGATTCAGAAGCTGAGGAGGGCGGAGTGGATATGGTCTCATCTAAAGAATTCTTTACGATTTTAGAAGATGCAATCAGAACTTTCCTGAGATTTCTCAGTGCAGACAAGAACAATCCTTGTCAAATGCTTAAAGCAATCGTTAGGAGAAAGTCTAGATCGATGGATTCAGATCATCTTCATTTGCTCAAGAAAGCCAATAAGAAA AAGAAGATGAGGCTTAAAGATTTGCTGAAGGGAAGGAGATGCTTGAAAGGCAAGTGGCCCAGCCTGAaggacgaggacgaggacgaggaTGAGATGGTAATACTGATGGCCTTGATAGACATGAAGATTGTTTCAAGAACTCTGAGGATGGCTGAGATACGCCAAGAGCAGCTTCACTGGTGCGAGGAGAAGATGATCAAAGTGAGAGTTTGGGATGGCACAATCGAGAGAGATTCCTCCCCACTTTTTCCCACTTCGCTGTCTCCCAATTGA
- the LOC121994200 gene encoding transcription factor bHLH75-like, protein MGEYARSSSCFEPSCLSAMEMDYGLDFMTSQFEECTMEISSLGLMSCFDQDYLSNYSSSPDHLLASPLLPQPLPSSTAPELSQGGGRKRRSLEQGEFGLTTDIKITNNKNSSGNGKRARGNSKEAGKSKEVVHVRARRGQATDSHSLAERSRRERINERMRCLQDLVPGCYKSMGMAGMLDEIINYVQSLQNQIEFLSLKLLAACSVNDHHCLDMEAIAAPQGGNELLVARDEYYGTGNSSFSVTMPF, encoded by the exons ATGGGAGAATATGCAAGGAGTTCTAGTTGCTTCGAGCCCAGCTGCCTCTCTGCCATGGAGATGGATTACGGGCTGGATTTCATGACGAGCCAATTCGAGGAGTGCACGATGGAGATCTCAAGCCTTGGGTTAATGAGCTGCTTCGACCAAGATTACTTGTCCAACTACTCGTCTTCTCCGGATCACCTGCTCGCTTCGCCTTTGTTGCCGCAGCCCCTGCCGTCCTCCACTGCTCCTGAGCTGAGCCAGGGGGGAGGAAGGAAACGGCGAAGCCTGGAGCAGGGAGAGTTTGGATTGACTACTGACATAAAGATTACTAACAACAAAAAT AGCTCGGGGAACGGGAAGAGGGCGAGAGGCAACTCGAAGGAAGCAGGGAAGTCCAAAGAGGTGGTTCATGTGAGGGCGAGAAGAGGCCAAGCCACTGACAGCCACAGCCTTGCTGAAAGA AGCAGAAGAGAGAGGATCAATGAAAGAATGCGTTGCTTACAAGACCTTGTTCCCGGTTGTTACAAG AGTATGGGCATGGCAGGAATGCTAGACGAGATAATTAACTATGTACAATCACTGCAGAACCAAATCGAG TTTCTTTCTCTGAAACTTCTAGCTGCATGCTCCGTCAATGACCATCATTGCCTCGACATGGAGGCCATTGCAGCACCCCAG GGTGGTAATGAGCTGTTGGTGGCAAGGGATGAGTACTACGGCACTGGAAACAGCAGTTTCTCTGTTACCATGCCATTTTAA
- the LOC121994199 gene encoding uncharacterized protein LOC121994199 isoform X3, translating to MCSLATAHLKSSCIPTLSSCMLNSQPRIHGGEDTRDEAVMHLPRLSTFLSFILISVHLVSFLLTKLFTLLLERSAANRELRLFPSNNLEDEIKLKTEDNYSVREESPPCILRREGGLLFLSKESAVDQGLFIREECYSNLQHLDEISDKESSFHSPLSVLICHEKDTDLVGDSSHSIKFKDDRDDAEEEEEEEIVIVDEPQCKRRIFELEEDSKIRMEGGPNSSKSSMEVEWRNSTVSRDSDLECLFSSSSSRRSSSNWETDSIFRKYDQEMMFFDRISEQKLAETESFRNILFQPRSISQRIVHKITTQKKMMKKIKEEGRNPYHDLENAYVAQICLAWEALNWNYCNFKQRMNTNTQRSFCTAWIAQQFQQFQILLNRFIENEPCERGRRPELFARMRICYPKLLQVPELQYSEAEEGGVDMVSSKEFFTILEDAIRTFLRFLSADKNNPCQMLKAIVRRKSRSMDSDHLHLLKKANKKKMRLKDLLKGRRCLKGKWPSLKDEDEDEDEMVILMALIDMKIVSRTLRMAEIRQEQLHWCEEKMIKVRVWDGTIERDSSPLFPTSLSPN from the exons ATGTGTTCTTTAGCGACTGCTCACTTGAAATCCAGCTGCATTCCCACCCTTTCCTCATGCATGCTCAATTCTCAGCCTCGTATCCATGGAGGGGAAGACACTCGCGACGAGGCTGTGATGCATCTTCCCCGTCTCTCTACCTTCCTCAGCTTCATCCTCATCTCCGTCCACCTCGTTTCCTTCCTCCTCACCAAGCTGTTCACTCTTCTCCTTGAAAGATCAGCGGCCAACAGAGAACTCAG GCTTTTTCCCTCGAACAATCTTGAAGATGAGATCAAGCTGAAAACAGAGGACAATTACTCTGTCCGCGAAGAATCACCTCCGTGCATCTTACGCAGAGAAGGAGGTCTGCTTTTTCTCTCCAAGGAAAGCGCCGTCGACCAGGGTCTATTCATTCGAGAAGAATGTTATTCCAATCTCCAGCATCTGGATGAAATATCAGACAAGGAATCCTCGTTCCATTCCCCACTTTCCGTCTTAATCTGTCATGAAAAAG ATACCGATCTCGTTGGAGATTCTAGTCATAGTATCAAATTCAAGGATGATCGTGATGATgctgaggaggaggaagaagaggagatcgTCATTGTGGATGAACCACAATGCAAAAGAAGAATTTTTGAGCTGGAAGAAGACAGTAAGATAAGAATGGAAGGTGGACCCAATTCATCTAAGAGCTCCATGGAAGTGGAATGGAGGAATTCTACAGTCTCCAGGGATTCCGACTTGGAGtgtctcttctcctcttcatcatCACGAAGGAGTTCTTCCAATTGGGAAACCGACTCAATTTTCAGAAAGTACGATcaagaaatgatgttctttgaCCGGATCAGTGAACAAAAACTGGCAGAAACAG AATCATTTAGGAATATATTGTTCCAACCAAGATCAATCTCGCAAAGGATAGTCCACAAAATTACGACGCAGAAAAAAATGATGAAGAAGATTAAGGAGGAAGGAAGGAATCCATATCATGATCTGGAGAATGCTTATGTAGCTCAGATTTGCCTGGCCTGGGAAGCCCTTAACTGGAATTACTGCAATTTCAAGCAAAGGATGAATACCAACACTCAACGCTCCTTCTGCACTGCATGGATAGCTCAGCAGTTCCAACAATTCCAGATTCTCCTGAATCGTTTCATCGAAAATGAACCTTGTGAGCGTGGCCGGAGACCTGAACTCTTTGCAAGGATGAGAATTTGCTACCCCAAATTACTCCAAGTTCCTGAACTCCAAT ATTCAGAAGCTGAGGAGGGCGGAGTGGATATGGTCTCATCTAAAGAATTCTTTACGATTTTAGAAGATGCAATCAGAACTTTCCTGAGATTTCTCAGTGCAGACAAGAACAATCCTTGTCAAATGCTTAAAGCAATCGTTAGGAGAAAGTCTAGATCGATGGATTCAGATCATCTTCATTTGCTCAAGAAAGCCAATAAGAAA AAGATGAGGCTTAAAGATTTGCTGAAGGGAAGGAGATGCTTGAAAGGCAAGTGGCCCAGCCTGAaggacgaggacgaggacgaggaTGAGATGGTAATACTGATGGCCTTGATAGACATGAAGATTGTTTCAAGAACTCTGAGGATGGCTGAGATACGCCAAGAGCAGCTTCACTGGTGCGAGGAGAAGATGATCAAAGTGAGAGTTTGGGATGGCACAATCGAGAGAGATTCCTCCCCACTTTTTCCCACTTCGCTGTCTCCCAATTGA